Proteins encoded together in one Chitinophaga sp. LS1 window:
- a CDS encoding helix-turn-helix domain-containing protein, with amino-acid sequence MSQAGSKRHNTEQRLKVFMYCIGEELYSLRISQKKSIKAVAKDTKMSSRIISQIERGIYENFYVSRLLRLCKYYKVDMVEMLGRAEAMDQNNTI; translated from the coding sequence ATGAGCCAGGCTGGTAGTAAGAGGCATAACACAGAACAAAGATTGAAGGTCTTCATGTATTGTATTGGGGAAGAATTGTATTCATTGAGGATAAGCCAAAAGAAAAGTATAAAGGCCGTTGCAAAGGATACTAAAATGTCATCCAGAATAATAAGTCAGATAGAAAGAGGAATATACGAAAATTTCTATGTTTCAAGATTACTGCGCCTTTGTAAGTATTATAAGGTTGACATGGTGGAAATGTTAGGTCGCGCAGAGGCTATGGACCAGAACAACACTATTTAA
- a CDS encoding HEPN domain-containing protein — MNKLIEDNWQRYFGLAHRFFKTANYCFENGWYEQTIIDLHHSVEHACIAILKVCTGYRPTTRNLSRLLDLTCNFSQELHVVFPRLTKEETYLFNTLNRAYSDARYNEKFTVSTDVAKIIMERVATLIGLVEKLYEKKRICIEAVQPISFPLNLDSQ; from the coding sequence TTGAATAAATTGATAGAGGATAACTGGCAAAGATATTTTGGTTTGGCGCATCGTTTTTTCAAGACGGCTAACTATTGTTTTGAGAATGGCTGGTATGAACAGACCATTATTGATTTACACCATTCAGTAGAACATGCCTGTATTGCTATATTAAAGGTTTGTACAGGCTATCGACCTACAACCCGTAACCTTTCCCGGTTGTTAGACCTGACATGTAATTTCTCCCAGGAATTACATGTTGTTTTCCCACGACTTACAAAGGAAGAAACATACCTTTTTAATACACTAAATAGGGCATATTCAGACGCTCGTTATAACGAGAAATTCACAGTATCTACTGATGTAGCCAAAATTATAATGGAAAGAGTTGCAACCTTAATTGGCTTAGTTGAAAAACTATATGAGAAGAAAAGGATTTGCATAGAAGCCGTTCAACCAATTAGCTTTCCGTTAAATTTAGATAGCCAATGA